The segment GCTTGCTCCGCTTTTGACAACGGAGCCGTCAGTTCGCCTAAGCGAATGAATTCGCCATTCACTTGCGTCAACAAGTTATCTGCGACTTCACCTTCCAGTAAGTCTTCAACCAATTTGCATTGAAACTGACGCAGTGATTGCAATGTTTCATGGGCCACACGGCCGTCTTTGTTCAATGCTTCTAAAAATGCAATCAAGCGGTTGGTTGTTTTGCCTGCCGCTGAAACAACCACTAAATCTTCAGGTTGTGAGTACTCTTTAAGAATGTTCGCTACGCGTAAATAACATTCAGGATCCGCTAAGCTACTGCCACCAAATTTATGTAGTTGGCGTGAAACCGTCATTAAAACTTCTCCTTAGCTTTGGTAAAGGCCTGATCCAAATCAGCGATAAGATCAGAAGCATCTTCTAAGCCAATCGATAAACGCAATAACAGATGCGAAATACCTGCTTCAGCAAGAGCAGCTTCGCCCATAGCGCGATGAGTCATACTCGCTGGGTGACAAATTAAACTTTCCACACCACCAAGAGATTCAGCGAGTGAGAAGAGTTTTAACTCTCCCACAAAGAATTTTAGTTGATCGAAGCTACCTGCAAATTCAAAACTGAGCATTGAACCAAAACCAAGCTGCTGTTTCTTCGCAATCTCATGCCCTGGGTGCTCTGGTAGGCTAGGGTGGTATATGGTTTTAATCAATGATTGAGATTTCAAATAATCCAAAATTTGCAGAGAGCTTTCTTCATGCACACGCATGCGTGCACCTAGGGTGCGAATACCACGCAGTGTCATATAGCTGTCAAACGGTGTTCCCGTAGCGCCAATACAGTTCCCCCACCAAGCAAGCTCTTCAGCATGAGCCTTGGTTTTACTGATCACGACACCACCAATCACATCTGAGTGACCATTGATAAATTTAGTCGTAGAGTGAATGACAAAATCAGCGCCCAGTGTCAGGGGCTGTTGGTATATAGGGGTTAAGAAAGTATTGTCTACCGCCACTAAAGCACCAACCGCTTTTGCTTGCTGGCAGATTTGTTCGATATCAACCACTCGCACTAGTGGATTAGAAGGTGTTTCTAACAACACCAGTTTTGGTTTTTTCGCCAATGCTGCTGCAAGTGCTTGCTGATCCGATTGATCAACAAACTGAACTTTGAAGTCGCCTTTATTCGAACGGGTGTTGAATAAACGGTAAGTTCCGCCATAGCAATCATGAGGAGCGATAATTAAGTCGTTAGGACTAAGAAACGTTGACGCAAGCAAGTTTAAAGCTGAAGTGCCGCAGTTGGTCACTACTGCACCCTCACCGCTCTCTAATTCGTATAACGCTTTTTCTAGCAGACCTCTGTTAGGGTTGCCAGAGCGGGT is part of the Vibrio diazotrophicus genome and harbors:
- a CDS encoding O-succinylhomoserine (thiol)-lyase; translation: MTKRKSATIAVRTGIESDTQYHAVVPPIYLSTNYGFPAFGEVPQYDYTRSGNPNRGLLEKALYELESGEGAVVTNCGTSALNLLASTFLSPNDLIIAPHDCYGGTYRLFNTRSNKGDFKVQFVDQSDQQALAAALAKKPKLVLLETPSNPLVRVVDIEQICQQAKAVGALVAVDNTFLTPIYQQPLTLGADFVIHSTTKFINGHSDVIGGVVISKTKAHAEELAWWGNCIGATGTPFDSYMTLRGIRTLGARMRVHEESSLQILDYLKSQSLIKTIYHPSLPEHPGHEIAKKQQLGFGSMLSFEFAGSFDQLKFFVGELKLFSLAESLGGVESLICHPASMTHRAMGEAALAEAGISHLLLRLSIGLEDASDLIADLDQAFTKAKEKF